The Kogia breviceps isolate mKogBre1 chromosome 2, mKogBre1 haplotype 1, whole genome shotgun sequence genome segment CTACGACGTCTACTCCCTAGACAAGGAAGAACAACTCCCCTTTGGGCTCCTCAATGGTGTAGCGTGAGTGAGCCCCCCACCAGTGTCGCAGGGCTTGCCCCTGTGAGCCTGACACCATCCCAGGTTTGGAAACCACTTCCATTGAGTCTTAAGGAGCCTTGGGGGTACTTGGGGGAGCTGGGGGGCATCTCTCTGAGGCCCATCTGTGACTGTTTGGAGACCTTGGTCTGGGGtcactgaggaacagagagggtaTGTTAGCAGACAGAGCCATAGCCTCTGGACTTGTTTCCACGCACAGGTCACAGTCACAGCTGCCCTACTCTGGAGGCAGTCCTGCCAGAGAAAGCATCCTTTCTTGCCCAGAATTCCCTCAGGGGTATGGAGAATGGATGAAACATTGATGCTGCCACACGGGTCATGTTTGGAAGAGTCTGACCCTTGGAACTAATAGGGGAAGGCAGCAAGGGGCCAAGGATGGATAAGGAATTAGGGAAGAAAGGGGAGATGTGTGGATAGGacaggaaaggaggggaaggaaatAAGGGTCCAGGGTGGAAAGTTTGTGGACAGAACAGAAAATCATAGGGTTAAGTAGACAGGTGCAAAACTACAAGAGCAGAAGGGGTCTTTTCTGGCTTGTGTGGTCCGGGTGCTTCCCTTATAGGGAATACTCAGGCTGGAGTCAAAAGTGGGCTTGGGTTTGTCATCCAGAGGCTTGGTGACAACGTGAAAATCAGGAGATTTACATTTGAGTTTCagttctgccactaactagctggATTATCTCAGAtatctgagtcttagtttcctcatttgtaaaatgtgtatAATATTTACCCTCTCCTCCTCAAATAGTTATATTAAACAAggtaatatatatgaaatatataatatatatatatattatatatatatatgaaactgtaAAGCCAAGACAATTATAAAGTATTGCCGTTGCCTTGGGAGACCAGCTTCTGGGGCTGGTTCAGACCTCTCTGCTCAGATGGCTTCTTCTGTGACAGATGGACCTACCACTCGCAGGATGAGCTGGGGGGCTCCTCTCACTGGGGCCATCTCACAAGCTACAGCAGAGGTGGCTACCACCTGGACCTTCCAGGATCTCGACAGGCCAGCGCAGAGGCACTCAGGGACCTTCAGGAGGGCCTGTGGCTGGACAGGGGCAGTCGGGTGGTCTTCATTGACTTCTCAGTCTACAATGCCCACATTAATCTTTTCTGTGTTCTGAGGTGGGTCCCCTTTCCCTGGCTTCCCTCCATCCATGGCTCCTGATTCCCTTCTCCTCTGCGGGAGACCCTTCCCTAAACTTGTACCctatggtgggggtggggaggggagaggatgggTAGAACTGTTCCAGCCCAGGCCCCACCAGACATCTCCCCCTCTTCCCACAGACTGGTGGTGGAATTTCCAGCTACAGGAGGTGCCATTCCATCCTGGCAAATCCGCACAGTTAAGCTGATCCGCTATGTCAGCAACTGGGACTTCTTTACCATTGGCTGTGAGATCATCTTCTGCATCTTCACATTCTACTGCGTAGTGGAGGAGATCCTGGAGCTCCACATCCACCGGCTTCATTACCTCAGCAGCATCTGGAACATTCTGGACCTGGTGGTCATCTTGGTGAGGGACAGATATCTTAGACTTGGGACATATGGGGTGGTGGAAGGGATCTACCCTGAAAGGGGCTCCAAGTTCTTCCTTTTGGTGTCCCAAGTCCTCCTTGTGACTTCTGGTCAAATCACTGAGTAACAGCTCCCTCAACCAAAGGCTGATGTTCCCCTGGCTCAGCCCTGGAAAAATCCTGTCTCCATATCCCCTCTCCCTCTGGCTTATGAGCCAGGCCctgctcttttatttttgtacttgATATTAagttcctcttctgtctcttgccTTCATGACCTGTCCCCTTGACACCACCCcgccttttctcttctcttctgttaAAATTTTCTGCCTCGTCATCTTCGTCTCCTTCCTATTAACAGGACACATTAATTTCTGACCAAGGCTGGGAAGTGGTGGGGGAAATAAAATTGCTTGGCTCCATTTCTCCATGGTCCTTTACAACCTACATATTTACCACTGGCGCTAAAGCCTTCTCTTGGGCTTTAAGATGTTCCCCAATCATCCTATCCAGTTCCATTTGAACCTGAGATAGTCAACAACTCAGCAAGGAaggatgtggttttttttccccacctgtCTTACGCACCGCAGCTCTCCCCTGGGACCTCACTGTTGAACTTCCCTTGAGATCCTCTTGACTCTCTGACAACCCCCGGGCCCTGTTGTAACAGCTCTCCATCGTGGATGTGGGCTTCCACATATTCCAAACTCTCGAGGTGAATCGGCTGATGGGGAAGCTTCTGCAGCAGCCAAACACATATGCTGACTTTGAGTTCCTCGCCTTCTGGCAGACACAGTACAACATGAACGCCATCAACCTCTTCTTTGCCTGGATCAAGGTACCCTGGGATTCCTCACCCCCAGCAACACCTCAGGGCACACATTCTCCCTTCCTCAGGACTTGTCTCATTTTCCTTGTCTGGTGTGGCAACTCCTGTGGCCCCCTTAGGCCCCTGGGATGGACCGTTCCaggcttttctgttttcttccctaaTCGCTTGGTTCAACATGGCCCTTCCAGATATTCAAGTACATCAGCTTCAATAAGACCATGACCCAGCTCTCCTCCACGCTGGCCTGCTGTGCCAAGCACATCCTGGGCTTCGCCGTCATGTTCTTCATCGTGTTTTTCGCCTACGTCCAGCTGGGCTACCTGCTTTTGGGGACCCAAGTGGAAAGCTTCAACACTTTCAtcaagtgcatgtgtgtgttctgCCCCTTCACTCCTCCCTGGCCCCTCACCCTCCAGCTCTGTGGATGTGTGTATCCTTGGGGCAGCTGGGTATGTGAATGTGGGCATGTCTGTGCTTAAGCATCTGTGTGAGTTCCTGAAAGCCCTGGTGTGTGTGCTTAGTGTCTCTGCACCCTGTTCTGTCTCCATCAGATTGGGTGGAGGTGCAGGGAGGGGTCTGAGTTCACTGAAGAGCAGTAGGGAGGAAAATGTGATGGGGTCAGCGTTGTGGTCGGGCTCTGGGTGAATCCCAGACCCTGGTCTCTCAGTTTCACTCAGTTCCAGATCATCCTTGGGGATTTTGACTACAGTGCTATCGACAATGCCAACCGCATCCTGGGACCAGCCTACTTTGTCACCTATGTCTTCTCTGTGCTCCTCGTGAGGGTCCCTCTGAGGGGTGGGGATTTGGGAACCTGAGGGGTGGAGATGTGGATGGCCTTCAGGGTGGGGTTTTGACCCCCCTCCATGTTCTGCACTAATGATTATGATGGGTTTCTCAAATCAAGggtggagaggtgggggagggaagagctTCCGGATCTTCTGAGAGCTGGCTAATGTGTGGTCAGCACAGTTAGGCGGTTTGCAGAGTATAAGGAAATCTGCAGGCTCCCTCACTAAAATCAAGCCCCTATCCTCCAAGgatggaaagagaaggaaaagtgccCCATGAGGAGAAGAGACTGCCCCTAGAAGCTTCTCCACCTATTCTCTAAGACTCCCCTTCCGCTGGGGACCTCTGGCTTTTTCTACTACCACTGCTTTGTATTTGCTCTCTCTCCCTGCCAACCATGAGAGATCTGGGTTTGATTTTTATCAGAAAAGCCAGTGCGTTTCTTTATTTGATCAGTGGATGGGGATACAGACATGGATTGGGGATGGATGGTAAGGAGAACACAATTTTACTCTCACCTTGGAAAGTTTCTGGCTTCAGTGACTGGTGGACTCTTACATGGAGGGGGTCTGTGGCATATGTTGGGGTATCTTTGTGGTCAGGTTACTGCAGCAGTTGAGTGAGGACACCCAGTTGATGAGGGAGCATGACCCATCTGTCACAGAATTGTGCTGAAAGACTGGGCTCTGGGGACCCAGAGATGTGGGGATTAGTGggctgcagagctggggctgAAAGCACTGGCTCTTTTAGAACATGTGTCTGGGACATTAATAGGGTCAATGGGCTCGATGCTGTTAAGGGGTCTGGGAGTGAGGACCCCAGTCCCTGTTTTATCCTCCAGAATATGTTTCTGGCCATCATCAATGACACATACTCAGAGGTCAAGGAGGAGTTGGCTGGACAGAAGGATGAGCTACAGCTTTCGGACCTCCTGAAACAGGTGACTACTTAGTCTCCTTGAGCCACACATGTGCATCAGGGCCCAGGTCCAAGGCTCTGTGTCCTGGTCTGTGCCTGACTGGTTAGGGGCCTGTGCCCTTGTGTGCCTTCAGCTTATCCCTGGGATCCTGTCACcctgtgggtgggggtgggagtaaGAGATGAAGAGGAGGCTGTGGGAAGTGGTGCctgtttcctttccccttccAGGGCTACAACATGACCCTACTGAGGCTGCGTCTGAGGAAGGAGCAGTTTTCGGACGTGCAGAAGGTCCTGcagggtggggagcaggagaTCCAGTTTGAGGATTTCATCTACACCTTGAAGGGGTGAGCACCCAGAGATCCAACCTTCCCTGACATTGGTCTATAAGTCCTTGACCCTCAAGCATACACCCTTTGCCTATAAGCCTCTGATCTTGGCCAGTGGGCCTTTGACCTTGGTTTACAGGTCTCTGATCCTGACCTTCAGAACTGCGCCCTTGGTTTAAAGGACTCTGACAATGTTCTATGATATTCTGGACCTTGTTGAACAACTCTTAGGACTAGTGTAATAATAATACCCTAATCATCGTATACATCCCTCATTCCCACAAAACTCTGATCTTAGTTCTATGCTCCCCCACAAACACAGGTCTGTTTCCTTAGCCATCCTCTCCCTGCTTCCCAGTTAAACATATTAACAAGCATTGAACAAATATACTGTGAGCACCAGCTGTGAGCCAGGCACACAGTTGAATGAGACAAAGTCTTTGTCCTCCAGGAGTTCATAGACATGTAAGCAAATAAATAGAATCAGAGAGCAAGTTCCACAATAGAAGTAACTAGGAGAGGGAGCATGGGGTAATAAAAGCATATACAAAGACAAAGAGGTATGAAGTTGAGCAACATATACAGGAGTAATAAGTAGCTGAGCATTGTAAGGTATCAAATGAAAGGTCGAGCAGAGCAGGAGATGAGGCCAGAGAAATGGGCTAAGGTCACATTGGGAAAAGCCTTGAACACCACTACTCTATTCAAAGAATAGGGTGCCCAGGAGGGATTTTAAGCAGGGAAGGGGTATATTTAGTCTTGTACTTTAGAAAGGTTAATTACTCTAATTGCATTATGAAGGATGGATTTCAGGGGAAGGGAAGGCCATagggcagggtgggtgggggagagggcaggTTATTTGGAGGCAAAGAGATTTCACAATCATGCCTTTAGGAGATCATGAGGGCCTGAACCTAGTCAGCAGGAgtcagggaaggaagaaatagattCAAGTGATTTCTTGGGGGGGTCAAATCGCTACAGCTTGGATATTCTGGCTTTCTCATATGGCCCCCTTCTTCCCTAGAGAGCAAGACTCTTGCCAGGGTCTAGCAAAAGAGAGTGGGGAGTCCATAACGGAAAGCTCACAGCCACGGCAGGTCAGAAGTCATTTCATTACCCTGTTCTCCTCAGACTGGGGCACATAGAGCCTGAGATCACTGAGCTCACGTCTGCCTTCACCAGGTTTGACCAAGATGGGAATCACATCCTGGATAAGAAGGCGCAGGAACAAATGCGACAGGACCTGGAGGAGGAAAGGGTGAGCCTGGCTGGTGGAGAGGCCACAGGGAGActgcccaccctcccctccctgccagcaCACCTGGAGCACAGACGCAAACCAAAAATCCTCTGACAGATgggcaggaaagagctctctagaatagtggttctcaaactgctGCATATTAGAACGCCCTGGAGAGCTTAAAACAACCCTCATGCTCAGGCCACACACTCGTGACCAGGATCTCTGGGGGAGCTGGGAGGCCCAGCGATCAGTCCTTTTTACGACCCCCCAGGTGACTGCAGTGCATAGCCAAGGTTGATCACCATTGCTCTAAAACATCATCTTAGGGAGAAAAGGACCAATTGTCTGAGAATCCCTGACAATTCCTTCTGAGCACCTGCCTCCTCCTTGGGATTCTCCAACTCTGATCCTTCGCTGCCCCTGCTATGCCTGCTTCATCCCTATCCAGTAGAGACCAGAAAGCCAAGGGTAAAAGGAACAGTGCCAGGACATTGTCCCTGCTCACCCAAACGGAGTTGGCTTCTAGTGAGTGCCTCATTCATCAATGCTTCAAGGAGcttgtgttttgtttcttgtgGAGGTGATTCTCTCCCAGAGGTTAGGCCGGCTTTGTGTTCAGCACGACCATTCTGATTCTGTTGTCTCCAGAGTCTGAGAGGGAAGGGGAATAGCAAGCACTGGAGCCCAAGGCCTGGTCCTGCGAGCCCATTAGAGCAGGTGATGAAGCAGGAGCTGATGGCTCCCCAGTCgtcttctctctgctctctgactTCCTGATCAGGTGGCCCTCAACGCTGAGATGGAGAACGTGCGCCGGTCCACTGTGAGTAGCCCACCAGGAGAGTCGAGTCCAGAGGCTGCCAAAGCAGGTGGCTGGGTTTCAGAAGAATTCTACATGTACGTGCAGCCCGGGGGTCCGGGGCTGACTGTGTTTATGTCATCCTACCTTGAGCTTCTTTCCACAACCTTCCAATTCCCTGTACTACCCCAGGGAAAACCCCTCTCCCCCTTTAATTCTCCTGACGAGGCTGGGCCTTACCTTCCTTGCTCCCATCCAGACACATACTCTCTTCTGTACCCCCTACCCCTGGAATCACCCAGCCCTCCACACACATATTTCTGCTCCCTTGGTCTCTCTCAAATCTTGCACAGGCTCACAAGGAGAGTTTTGCAGCTGGAGACTGTCCTGGAAGGAGTCATGACCCAGGTTGATGCCGTGGGCTCAGAGCTGACGATGCTGGAGAAGAAAGGGCAGCTGGCTCCCTCTCCAGGCATGGTGAGTGGTCTCTCACCTGGATCCTCTTGGTTCCCACAGCTGAACTGTACCCACTGAGTGGAACTCATCTTTTCCACTCAGTGGGTAGaggcaaaacatttttttaaaataaatttatttatttatttgtttttggctgcgttgggtcttcgttgctgcgcgcgggctttctctagttgctgcgagcaggggctactctttattctggtgcgcgggcttctcattgtggtggcttctcttgttgcggaacacaggctctaggtgcgcgggcttcagtggttgtggcacgtgggctcagtagttgtggctcgcaggatctagagtacaggctcagtagttgcggcacacgggcttcagtagttgtggcacgcaggctcagtagttgtggctcatgggctctagagcacaggctcagtagttgtggtgcacaggcttagttgctccgtggcatgtgggatcttcccggaccagggcttgaacccatgtcccctgcattggcaggcggattcttaaccactgcgccaccagggaagcccaaggcaaaaCGTTTTTGAAAGACCAATGTCTCAGGCTCCTGGGGCAACATGTTCCCAGGAGTCAGTGAATCGTGGAGGTGAGGGTTGGAGGGAAGA includes the following:
- the PKD2L1 gene encoding LOW QUALITY PROTEIN: polycystin-2-like protein 1 (The sequence of the model RefSeq protein was modified relative to this genomic sequence to represent the inferred CDS: deleted 1 base in 1 codon; substituted 2 bases at 2 genomic stop codons), giving the protein MNAVQCPEGQDLQNLGSGAWDNPAYSGAPSPRGTLRICTISTVVPPPSQPKKPEDGPQEKVHRTLVSSCCLQICHGIRGLWGTTLTENTAENQELYVKITLPELXVYIVFLVDICFLPYGMTSSSAYYYTKVMSELFLHTPSDTGVSFQAISSMEDFWGFAQGPLLDSLYWTKWYNNQSLGRSSHSFIYCENLLLGAPRLRQLRVHNDSXVVHEDFHEDILSCYDVYSLDKEEQLPFGLLNGVAWTYHSQDELGGSSHWGHLTSYSRGGYHLDLPGSRQASAEALRDLQEGLWLDRGSRVVFIDFSVYNAHINLFCVLRLVVEFPATGGAIPSWQIRTVKLIRYVSNWDFFTIGCEIIFCIFTFYCVVEEILELHIHRLHYLSSIWNILDLVVILLSIVDVGFHIFQTLEVNRLMGKLLQQPNTYADFEFLAFWQTQYNMNAINLFFAWIKIFKYISFNKTMTQLSSTLACCAKHILGFAVMFFIVFFAYVQLGYLLLGTQVESFNTFIKCIFTQFQIILGDFDYSAIDNANRILGPAYFVTYVFSVLLDPSPCFILQNMFLAIINDTYSEVKEELAGQKDELQLSDLLKQGYNMTLLRLRLRKEQFSDVQKVLQGGEQEIQFEDFIYTLKGLGHIEPEITELTSAFTRFDQDGNHILDKKAQEQMRQDLEEERVALNAEMENVRRSTVSSPPGESSPEAAKAGGWVSEEFYMLTRRVLQLETVLEGVMTQVDAVGSELTMLEKKGQLAPSPGMGEQVIWEHLQAAPAVTPAPWGLQGRQQSGGGGVLKHQTAASSVTTSPEAPSAHALHF